The following coding sequences are from one Streptomyces sp. NBC_01294 window:
- a CDS encoding GMC family oxidoreductase — protein sequence MSVEEYDYIVVGSGTAGSVLAARLSEDPDVSVLVLEAGGSRIPPEVDDPSSWYKLLGGPVDWGYTSTPQPGLDGRRTYEPRGKAPGGSSNLYIMMHIRGHASDFDNWAYQGAAGWAHEDVLPYFALLEGQEDVTAATTGTRGPQRITHAGRHGPNPVSRAFIDAAVELGHEEIADFNTDGPRRGLFGTGWHHIDVADGRRQGALAAYLEPALGRSNLTLRTNAQSTRLLFDGDTCTGVEYAQLRAPAEIPGRTVRDGHSSAAAPGLHTVRARREVVVAAGAIESPKLLLLSGIGHPEQLREHGIEVTAALPGVGENFHNHVLTGLMAEVTQELPPPAQNLSESALFLSSQPGLPAPDLQIAFVHVPFDVIVGQDHPNTVSILPGVVRPVSRGWIRLASADPLAHPLINPNYLGDRWDLERMVQGVKIAREIFATSAFSPWYKQELQPGPGYVGDDDLRTFVKQKSESYHHQAGSCRMGIDDLSVVDPELRVHGVRNLRVVDASVMPAVPSGNCHTAIAMIAERAADFLRGVSRA from the coding sequence GTGAGCGTCGAAGAGTACGACTACATCGTCGTGGGATCCGGCACCGCGGGCAGCGTGCTGGCGGCCCGGCTCTCCGAGGACCCGGACGTCTCCGTCCTCGTCCTGGAGGCGGGCGGCTCGCGGATCCCGCCCGAGGTGGACGACCCGTCCTCCTGGTACAAGCTCCTCGGCGGGCCCGTGGACTGGGGCTACACCAGTACCCCGCAGCCCGGCCTCGACGGCCGCCGTACGTACGAACCGCGCGGCAAGGCCCCCGGCGGCAGCAGCAACCTCTACATCATGATGCACATCCGGGGCCACGCCTCGGACTTCGACAACTGGGCCTACCAGGGCGCGGCCGGCTGGGCGCACGAGGACGTGCTCCCGTACTTCGCCCTGCTGGAGGGCCAGGAGGACGTCACCGCCGCCACCACCGGCACCCGGGGTCCGCAGCGGATCACCCACGCCGGGCGGCACGGCCCCAACCCGGTCTCCCGGGCCTTCATCGACGCCGCCGTCGAGCTGGGCCACGAGGAGATCGCCGACTTCAACACCGACGGTCCCCGGCGCGGCCTCTTCGGCACCGGCTGGCACCACATCGACGTGGCCGACGGCCGCCGCCAGGGGGCGCTGGCCGCCTACCTGGAGCCCGCGCTCGGACGCTCCAACCTGACCCTGCGCACCAACGCGCAGTCCACCCGGCTGCTCTTCGACGGGGACACCTGCACGGGCGTCGAGTACGCCCAGCTGCGGGCCCCCGCCGAGATCCCGGGCCGGACCGTCCGGGACGGACACAGCAGCGCCGCCGCGCCCGGGCTGCACACCGTACGGGCCCGCCGGGAGGTGGTCGTGGCCGCGGGGGCGATCGAGTCCCCGAAGCTCCTGCTGCTCTCCGGCATCGGCCACCCCGAGCAGCTGCGCGAGCACGGCATCGAGGTCACCGCGGCCCTGCCCGGGGTCGGCGAGAACTTCCACAACCACGTCCTGACCGGGCTGATGGCCGAGGTCACCCAGGAGCTCCCGCCGCCGGCGCAGAACCTGTCGGAGAGCGCTCTGTTCCTGTCCTCGCAGCCCGGGCTGCCCGCGCCGGACCTCCAGATCGCCTTCGTCCACGTGCCCTTCGACGTGATCGTCGGCCAGGACCACCCCAACACGGTGTCCATCCTGCCGGGGGTCGTACGGCCGGTCTCGCGCGGCTGGATCAGGCTGGCGAGCGCCGACCCGCTGGCCCACCCGCTGATCAACCCGAACTACCTGGGCGACCGGTGGGACCTGGAGCGGATGGTGCAGGGCGTCAAGATCGCCCGGGAGATCTTCGCGACCTCCGCGTTCTCGCCCTGGTACAAGCAGGAGCTCCAGCCCGGTCCGGGCTACGTGGGCGACGACGACCTGCGGACCTTCGTGAAGCAGAAGTCGGAGAGCTACCACCACCAGGCCGGCTCCTGCCGCATGGGCATCGACGACCTCTCCGTCGTCGACCCCGAGCTGCGGGTGCACGGCGTGCGCAACCTGCGCGTCGTCGACGCCAGCGTGATGCCCGCGGTCCCGTCGGGCAACTGCCACACCGCCATCGCGATGATCGCCGAGCGCGCGGCGGACTTCCTGAGGGGGGTGTCCCGTGCCTGA
- a CDS encoding DJ-1/PfpI family protein — protein sequence MPEAVLREGALSGTRIAVLVESDYYEPEIFYYQHRFAEEGAEVDFLTRLWGNDSITFTGHEYRAPFTANQSLEGLGDDDLRRYAAIIVPSGMVADRLRYTEDVDVLAPATELLRRAFEEPTVLKGIICHGMWLASSIPDKVRGRKVVCHNNLIGDVRNMGAQYVDEDVVVDGDLVTGRTGAHHHLFARRIIELIAAGRGRGAG from the coding sequence GTGCCTGAAGCCGTCCTGCGCGAGGGTGCGCTGTCCGGGACCCGGATCGCGGTCCTGGTCGAGAGCGACTACTACGAGCCGGAGATCTTCTACTACCAGCACCGGTTCGCGGAGGAGGGCGCCGAGGTCGACTTCCTGACCCGGCTGTGGGGCAACGACTCCATCACCTTCACCGGGCACGAGTACCGGGCGCCGTTCACCGCGAACCAGTCCCTGGAGGGGCTGGGCGACGACGACCTGCGCCGGTACGCGGCGATCATCGTGCCCTCCGGCATGGTGGCCGACCGGCTGCGCTACACCGAGGACGTGGACGTCCTCGCCCCGGCGACGGAGCTGCTGCGCCGGGCCTTCGAGGAGCCGACCGTCCTCAAGGGGATCATCTGCCACGGGATGTGGCTGGCCTCCTCGATCCCGGACAAGGTGCGCGGCCGCAAGGTCGTCTGCCACAACAACCTCATCGGCGACGTCCGGAACATGGGCGCCCAGTACGTCGACGAGGACGTGGTGGTCGACGGGGACCTGGTCACCGGCCGCACCGGCGCCCACCACCACCTCTTCGCCCGCCGGATCATCGAACTGATCGCGGCCGGGCGGGGCCGGGGAGCCGGCTGA
- a CDS encoding VOC family protein, translating to MAGAADRPMVWSHVGLNCRDQKTTEDFYTRYFGFARARVVDLGEAKIVFLRKGDAYLELFAADAEPAREAHDDGPQAPGRMRHLAFQTDSVDAFLAGLGDAAEVTLGPLDFDDFICGWRTVWVRDPDGVIVEVSQGYEDDSTHDKDGA from the coding sequence ATGGCGGGCGCCGCGGACCGGCCGATGGTCTGGTCGCACGTGGGCCTCAACTGCAGGGACCAGAAGACCACCGAGGATTTCTACACCCGCTACTTCGGCTTTGCCCGGGCCCGGGTGGTCGACCTCGGAGAGGCCAAGATCGTGTTCCTGCGCAAGGGGGACGCGTACCTGGAGCTCTTCGCGGCCGACGCCGAACCGGCCCGCGAGGCTCACGACGACGGCCCGCAGGCCCCGGGCCGGATGCGCCACCTGGCCTTCCAGACCGACAGCGTGGACGCGTTCCTGGCCGGACTGGGCGACGCGGCGGAAGTGACCCTGGGACCGCTGGACTTCGACGACTTCATCTGCGGGTGGCGGACCGTGTGGGTCCGCGATCCCGACGGGGTGATCGTCGAGGTCAGCCAGGGATACGAGGACGACAGCACTCACGACAAGGACGGTGCATGA
- a CDS encoding AGE family epimerase/isomerase, translating to MADAVSFSFSDTIAGYVVRFDSGTRVLRLKTSDGREFDVSLAGDPSAELVRNLDEPYIDASGHIDEMLSPGRFLFVYGVHYPERGGRFDAKRLVFLGRGAEDYRFEEPSWWIKQIESLADFYKRAQFGDGPVDFTEYRTEIRLGGDKTASHVQETDTISRLVYGMASAYLLTGKDEYLEVAERGTEYLRKHMRVVDGEEDVVFWYHGISVDGDSERKLFTSEFSDDYDAIPMYEQIYALAGPIQTYRITGDVRIKNDADATIRLFDKFFFDPEQGGYYSHIDPILFSADHESLGENAERKNWNSVGDHAPAYLINLYLATGDQKYADFLEYTFDTIADKFPDYKNSPFVQERFFRDWSHDKAHSWQQDRAVVGHNLKIAWNLMRMNSLKAKPAYEELAKKIGEIMPAVGSDVQRGGWYDVVERLKSGDEETYRFAWHDRKAWWQQEQAILAYLILNGTVGGDANLREARQAQAFYNTFFLDHDEGAVYFNVLASGTPYLLGTERLKGSHSMSMYHSAELCYLSAVYNNLLINGREMDFHFQPDPTNLPDRVLRVSPDLLPAGSVRIASVEIDEKPYTDFDADALTVRLPDVQGRVKVKVRLRPVAKK from the coding sequence ATGGCGGATGCCGTGAGCTTCTCCTTCTCCGACACCATCGCGGGCTACGTCGTCCGCTTCGACTCCGGTACCCGCGTGCTGCGGCTGAAGACCTCGGACGGCCGGGAGTTCGACGTCTCCCTGGCCGGCGACCCCAGCGCCGAGCTGGTCCGCAACCTGGACGAGCCCTACATCGACGCCTCCGGGCACATCGACGAGATGCTCTCCCCGGGCCGGTTCCTCTTCGTCTACGGAGTCCACTACCCGGAGCGGGGCGGGCGTTTCGACGCCAAGCGCCTGGTGTTCCTGGGCCGCGGCGCCGAGGACTACCGCTTCGAGGAGCCCAGCTGGTGGATCAAGCAGATCGAGTCGCTGGCCGACTTCTACAAGCGGGCGCAGTTCGGCGACGGGCCGGTGGACTTCACCGAGTACCGCACCGAGATCCGGCTCGGCGGTGACAAGACCGCCAGCCACGTCCAGGAGACCGACACGATCTCCCGCCTGGTCTACGGCATGGCCTCGGCCTACCTGCTGACCGGCAAGGACGAGTACCTGGAGGTCGCCGAGCGCGGCACCGAGTACCTGCGCAAGCACATGCGGGTCGTGGACGGCGAGGAGGACGTGGTCTTCTGGTACCACGGCATCAGCGTCGACGGGGACAGCGAACGCAAGCTGTTCACCTCGGAGTTCTCCGACGACTACGACGCGATCCCGATGTACGAGCAGATCTACGCGCTGGCCGGACCCATCCAGACGTACCGGATCACCGGTGACGTCCGGATCAAGAACGACGCGGACGCCACCATCCGGCTGTTCGACAAGTTCTTCTTCGACCCGGAGCAGGGCGGCTACTACTCGCACATCGACCCGATCCTCTTCAGCGCCGACCACGAGTCCCTCGGAGAGAACGCCGAGCGCAAGAACTGGAACTCGGTCGGCGACCACGCGCCCGCGTACCTGATCAACCTGTACCTGGCGACCGGCGACCAGAAGTACGCCGACTTCCTCGAATACACCTTCGACACCATCGCGGACAAGTTCCCGGACTACAAGAACAGTCCCTTCGTCCAGGAGCGCTTCTTCCGCGACTGGTCGCACGACAAGGCGCACAGCTGGCAGCAGGACCGCGCCGTGGTCGGCCACAACCTGAAGATCGCCTGGAACCTGATGCGGATGAACTCGCTGAAGGCCAAGCCGGCGTACGAGGAGCTCGCCAAGAAGATCGGCGAGATCATGCCCGCGGTCGGCAGCGACGTGCAGCGGGGCGGCTGGTACGACGTCGTCGAGCGGCTCAAGTCCGGGGACGAGGAGACGTATCGTTTCGCCTGGCACGACCGCAAGGCCTGGTGGCAGCAGGAGCAGGCGATCCTCGCCTACCTCATCCTGAACGGCACGGTCGGCGGCGACGCGAACCTGCGCGAGGCCCGGCAGGCGCAGGCCTTCTACAACACCTTCTTCCTCGACCACGACGAGGGCGCCGTCTACTTCAACGTGCTCGCCAGCGGCACGCCGTACCTGCTCGGCACCGAGCGGCTCAAGGGCAGCCACTCGATGTCCATGTACCACTCGGCGGAGCTCTGCTATCTCTCCGCCGTCTACAACAACCTGCTCATCAACGGCCGGGAGATGGACTTCCACTTCCAGCCCGACCCGACCAACCTGCCCGACCGCGTCCTGCGCGTCTCGCCCGACCTGCTCCCGGCCGGCTCGGTGCGGATCGCGTCCGTGGAGATCGACGAGAAGCCGTACACCGACTTCGACGCCGACGCCCTCACCGTGCGGCTGCCCGACGTCCAGGGGCGGGTGAAGGTCAAGGTCCGGCTGCGTCCAGTGGCCAAGAAGTAG
- a CDS encoding STAS domain-containing protein, producing the protein MTLNVKERRNKTGTVLVATGEINSETSGSLLQALLPLVREGKPLKIDLTAVTYVSSAGLRTLLVVYREAQHAGVAVTLYGVSEEVRFVMSATGFLDFFETGEAVAAAAKAKAKAAR; encoded by the coding sequence ATGACTCTCAACGTCAAGGAACGCCGGAACAAGACGGGCACCGTGCTCGTCGCCACCGGCGAGATCAACAGCGAGACATCCGGCTCGCTGCTCCAGGCCCTGCTGCCGCTCGTCCGCGAGGGCAAGCCGCTGAAGATCGACCTCACCGCGGTCACCTACGTCTCCAGCGCCGGCCTGCGCACCCTGCTCGTCGTCTACCGCGAGGCGCAGCACGCCGGCGTCGCCGTCACCCTCTACGGGGTGAGCGAGGAAGTCCGGTTCGTCATGTCGGCCACCGGCTTCCTCGACTTCTTCGAGACCGGCGAGGCCGTCGCGGCGGCCGCCAAGGCCAAGGCCAAGGCAGCACGATGA
- the glgX gene encoding glycogen debranching protein GlgX → MSETRSEQVLRVDAYPTHEVGGYRVRAGKPFPFGANVVPGGVSFSVFSDQATSMTLVIFKRGEPEPMAELEFPEEFRTGSVFAMTVFGLDHENIEYGYRADGPFDPATGHRFDARQVLSDPYARLIAGRDVWGVEPDRSRGYQYRSRVCLQDFDWGDDTPLGIPAEDLVVYETHVRGFTRHPNSQVSAPGTFAGLREKIPYLKELGVNCIELLPVFEFDESDNPRSNPETGEHLFDYWGYNTVSFFAPKAGYAATGRYGMQGDEFRTLIKDLHAAGIEVILDVVFNHTAEGNEQGPTISFKGLDNATYYMLTPEGYYFNFSGTGNTVNCNHPVVRNYVLDCLRHWVADYHIDGFRFDLAAILGRALDGTPLPNPPLLELLAYDPVLRHTKLIAEAWDAGGLYEVGNFPAYGRWAEWNGKYRDTVRSFLKGDPGVTGELATRIAGSPDLYSTRGTAASVNFLTAHDGFTLADLVSYNDKHNEANGENNNDGANDNNSWNCGAEGPTDDPGINALRTRQMKNALAILFTSQGIPMLLAGDEVARTQQGNNNTYCQDNELSWFDWDQVDENAELLRFTREMIAFRKRHRELRSTAHPTGRVRDNLGLPDISWHGERAWQPDWSSESRLLAVARCGTGDDDVVYVAMNAHWESHDLELPALPGGRSWHLFADTGAEAPHDIRSPGAEQELDNAGKYLIGPRSVVILVGRTNDHDDFDTP, encoded by the coding sequence ATGAGCGAGACCCGGTCCGAGCAGGTCCTGCGCGTCGACGCGTACCCGACCCACGAGGTGGGCGGGTACCGCGTCCGCGCCGGCAAACCGTTCCCCTTCGGGGCCAACGTGGTCCCCGGCGGGGTCAGCTTCTCCGTCTTCTCCGACCAGGCCACCTCCATGACGCTGGTCATCTTCAAGCGCGGAGAGCCCGAACCGATGGCCGAACTGGAGTTCCCCGAGGAATTCCGGACCGGCAGCGTGTTCGCCATGACCGTCTTCGGCCTCGACCACGAGAACATCGAGTACGGGTACCGGGCCGACGGCCCCTTCGACCCGGCCACCGGCCACCGCTTCGACGCCCGCCAGGTCCTCTCCGACCCGTACGCCCGGCTGATCGCCGGCCGCGACGTGTGGGGCGTGGAGCCGGACCGCAGCCGCGGCTACCAGTACCGCTCCCGCGTCTGCCTCCAGGACTTCGACTGGGGCGACGACACGCCGCTGGGCATTCCCGCCGAGGACCTCGTCGTGTACGAGACCCACGTGCGCGGCTTCACCCGGCACCCCAACTCGCAGGTCAGCGCGCCCGGCACGTTCGCCGGACTGCGCGAGAAGATCCCGTACCTGAAGGAGCTCGGGGTCAACTGCATCGAACTGCTCCCCGTGTTCGAGTTCGACGAGAGCGACAACCCGCGCTCCAACCCGGAGACGGGCGAGCACCTCTTCGACTACTGGGGCTACAACACCGTCTCCTTCTTCGCGCCGAAGGCCGGCTACGCGGCCACCGGGCGGTACGGGATGCAGGGCGACGAGTTCCGCACCCTGATCAAGGACCTGCACGCGGCCGGCATCGAGGTCATCCTCGACGTCGTCTTCAACCACACCGCCGAGGGCAACGAGCAGGGCCCGACGATCTCCTTCAAGGGGCTCGACAACGCCACGTACTACATGCTCACGCCCGAGGGGTACTACTTCAACTTCAGCGGCACCGGCAACACGGTCAACTGCAACCACCCCGTCGTGCGCAACTACGTGCTCGACTGCCTGCGCCACTGGGTCGCCGACTACCACATCGACGGCTTCCGCTTCGACCTCGCGGCCATCCTCGGCCGGGCCCTGGACGGCACCCCGCTGCCCAACCCGCCGCTGCTGGAACTGCTCGCCTACGACCCGGTGCTGCGGCACACCAAGCTCATCGCCGAGGCCTGGGACGCGGGCGGCCTCTACGAGGTCGGCAACTTCCCGGCGTACGGCCGCTGGGCGGAGTGGAACGGGAAGTACCGCGACACCGTGCGCAGCTTCCTCAAGGGCGACCCCGGGGTCACCGGCGAACTGGCCACCCGCATCGCCGGCTCGCCCGACCTCTACTCCACCCGCGGCACCGCGGCCTCGGTGAACTTCCTCACCGCGCACGACGGGTTCACCCTCGCCGACCTGGTCTCGTACAACGACAAGCACAACGAGGCCAACGGCGAGAACAACAACGACGGCGCCAACGACAACAACAGCTGGAACTGCGGCGCCGAGGGACCCACGGACGACCCCGGGATCAACGCGCTGCGGACCCGGCAGATGAAGAACGCCCTCGCCATCCTCTTCACCAGCCAGGGCATTCCGATGCTGCTGGCCGGCGACGAGGTCGCGCGCACCCAGCAGGGCAACAACAACACCTACTGCCAGGACAACGAGCTGTCCTGGTTCGACTGGGACCAGGTCGACGAGAACGCCGAACTGCTCCGGTTCACGCGGGAGATGATCGCCTTCCGCAAGCGCCACCGCGAGCTGCGCTCCACCGCCCACCCCACCGGCCGGGTACGCGACAACCTCGGCCTGCCGGACATCAGCTGGCACGGGGAGCGGGCCTGGCAGCCCGACTGGTCGTCCGAGAGCCGGCTGCTGGCCGTGGCCCGCTGCGGCACCGGGGACGACGACGTGGTGTACGTGGCCATGAACGCGCACTGGGAGTCGCACGACCTGGAACTGCCCGCCCTGCCGGGAGGCCGGAGCTGGCACCTGTTCGCCGACACCGGGGCCGAGGCGCCGCACGACATCCGCAGCCCCGGCGCCGAGCAGGAACTGGACAACGCCGGGAAGTACCTGATCGGCCCGCGTTCGGTCGTGATCCTGGTGGGCCGCACGAACGATCACGACGACTTCGACACGCCCTGA
- a CDS encoding STAS domain-containing protein → MPLSVSLSIEGDTTVIELTGELDAKTAPEFHQTIEKAAGHGTNTVEIRMAGVGYMASAGLRSLVFAQQKVANHVTIKVVGAIEPVSRTIRTAGLDRSIVLSDE, encoded by the coding sequence ATGCCGCTTTCCGTGTCCCTGAGCATCGAGGGCGACACCACCGTGATCGAACTGACGGGCGAGCTGGACGCCAAGACCGCGCCGGAGTTCCACCAGACCATCGAGAAGGCCGCGGGCCACGGCACCAACACCGTGGAGATCCGGATGGCCGGCGTCGGCTACATGGCCAGCGCCGGCCTGCGCTCCCTGGTCTTCGCCCAGCAGAAGGTCGCGAACCACGTCACCATCAAGGTGGTCGGTGCCATCGAGCCCGTGTCCCGGACCATCCGGACGGCCGGACTCGACCGCAGCATCGTCCTCTCCGATGAGTGA
- a CDS encoding ATP-binding protein — protein sequence MTTVTDMVELARTPVVLEVPATVGALGDIALFVLRLAGRAGLDKGAAYRLRLAVDELATNIVMHGYRGGDGRITVRGRSGPGRVRIVIEDSAPAFDPVEGRLPPADGVPPENRRIGGLGIHLALTSVDEFSYAYRDGRNISTLAVNAEGTDRCPPRP from the coding sequence GTGACCACCGTGACTGACATGGTCGAACTGGCGAGGACGCCCGTCGTGCTGGAGGTGCCCGCGACGGTGGGGGCACTGGGCGACATCGCCTTGTTCGTCCTGCGGCTGGCCGGACGGGCGGGCCTGGACAAGGGCGCCGCCTACCGGCTCCGGCTGGCCGTGGACGAACTGGCCACGAACATCGTGATGCACGGGTACCGGGGCGGCGACGGACGGATCACCGTCCGGGGCCGCTCCGGCCCGGGCCGGGTGCGGATCGTCATCGAGGACTCCGCACCCGCCTTCGACCCCGTCGAAGGCCGCCTGCCCCCGGCCGACGGGGTCCCCCCGGAGAACCGGCGGATCGGCGGACTCGGCATCCACCTGGCACTGACCAGCGTGGACGAGTTCAGCTACGCGTACAGGGACGGCCGCAACATCAGCACGCTGGCTGTGAACGCTGAGGGGACGGACCGATGCCCTCCACGACCGTGA
- a CDS encoding PP2C family protein-serine/threonine phosphatase: MPSTTVIILDEYPPPPPELLDALRTMDASLVTRTLTELREGPQDRLPVADVLLAPAESDGEAVRMAVRRLRRWAGAPIVVVWTVTEFAALEEHVRIGHDYLVPPFLPALVGARLHSCSERAGLGRTLREADARAELMGYEKELEIGREIQAGFLPESLPVPAGWEIDVRFRPARQVAGDFYDVFEISRGRRLAFVVADVCDKGVGAALFMALIRSLLRHTAQNSGLQHLVAAGRAGGSRRIPVVGATPLLNAVTATNGYLTRNHLRQGYFATLFFGVLDPLTGSLVYINGGHNPPLLLPADGGPPEALDITGPAVGVQPDCVYTLGYAQLNPGDTLFAFTDGVPEARCPNGSFLGDERMLELLAGIPVSGKDVVDRMDLAVREHTGTAEQHDDVTMLALHRPRAARGPRADGARHQVVA; the protein is encoded by the coding sequence ATGCCCTCCACGACCGTGATCATCCTCGACGAGTACCCGCCACCGCCGCCCGAGCTGCTCGACGCCCTGCGGACGATGGACGCCTCGCTCGTCACCCGCACGCTGACCGAACTGCGCGAAGGCCCGCAGGACCGGCTGCCCGTCGCGGACGTGCTGCTCGCCCCGGCCGAGTCCGACGGGGAGGCCGTACGGATGGCCGTACGCCGGCTGCGCCGCTGGGCCGGGGCCCCCATCGTCGTCGTCTGGACCGTGACGGAGTTCGCCGCACTGGAGGAACACGTCCGGATCGGGCACGACTACCTCGTACCGCCCTTCCTGCCCGCCCTCGTCGGAGCCCGGCTGCACAGCTGCTCGGAACGCGCCGGACTCGGCCGCACCCTGCGCGAAGCCGACGCCCGCGCCGAACTCATGGGCTACGAGAAGGAGCTGGAGATCGGCCGGGAGATCCAGGCCGGCTTCCTGCCCGAATCGCTGCCCGTTCCCGCGGGCTGGGAGATCGACGTGCGCTTCCGGCCCGCCCGGCAGGTCGCCGGGGACTTCTACGACGTCTTCGAGATCTCCCGCGGCCGCCGGCTCGCCTTCGTCGTCGCCGACGTCTGCGACAAGGGGGTCGGCGCCGCGCTCTTCATGGCGCTCATCCGCTCTCTGCTCCGGCACACCGCGCAGAACAGCGGCCTGCAGCACCTGGTCGCCGCCGGACGCGCCGGCGGCAGCAGGCGGATCCCGGTCGTCGGCGCCACCCCGCTGCTCAACGCGGTCACCGCCACCAACGGCTACCTCACCCGCAACCACCTGCGGCAGGGCTACTTCGCCACCCTCTTCTTCGGGGTGCTGGACCCGCTCACCGGCAGCCTCGTCTACATCAACGGCGGCCACAACCCGCCCCTGCTGCTGCCCGCCGACGGCGGACCGCCCGAAGCCCTGGACATCACCGGGCCCGCCGTCGGCGTCCAGCCCGACTGCGTCTACACGCTCGGCTACGCCCAGCTGAACCCGGGCGACACCCTGTTCGCGTTCACCGACGGAGTCCCCGAGGCCCGCTGCCCGAACGGCAGCTTCCTCGGCGACGAACGGATGCTCGAACTGCTCGCCGGCATCCCGGTGAGCGGCAAGGACGTGGTGGACCGGATGGACCTGGCGGTGCGCGAGCACACCGGGACCGCCGAACAGCACGACGACGTCACCATGCTGGCCCTGCACCGGCCACGCGCGGCGCGGGGGCCGCGCGCGGACGGTGCCCGTCACCAGGTGGTGGCCTAG
- a CDS encoding MinD/ParA family ATP-binding protein, with the protein MTRTIVVHSHRGGTGKSSVLANLALLIAAGGRRVGVVDTDIQSPTLDLLFRLGPGPALADYLLGRCEIEATAQQVGAGRGPGGLYVVPARTGTAALREIMTGGYDVGLLPEGFDRLARHHALDVLLLDTHAGLNNESVTAMASADVLMIMARADRIDLSGVEETIALAGRLTCRRALVLSMAPEGIDREAARRRSEEVYRAPLAGILPYSPEMAALYGERIFAEAHPDHPLVGEFRTIISALDARDEVSRA; encoded by the coding sequence ATGACCCGCACCATCGTGGTGCACTCGCACCGCGGCGGGACGGGCAAGTCCTCGGTACTGGCGAACCTCGCGCTGCTGATCGCGGCCGGGGGGCGCCGGGTGGGGGTGGTGGACACCGACATCCAGTCACCCACCCTCGACCTGCTGTTCCGGCTCGGCCCTGGCCCCGCGCTGGCCGACTATCTGCTCGGCCGCTGCGAGATCGAGGCCACCGCCCAGCAGGTGGGCGCCGGCCGCGGTCCGGGCGGGCTGTACGTCGTACCGGCCCGGACCGGTACGGCCGCCCTGCGCGAGATCATGACCGGCGGCTACGACGTGGGGCTGCTGCCCGAGGGCTTCGACCGGCTGGCCCGGCACCACGCCCTCGACGTGCTGCTGCTCGACACCCACGCCGGGCTCAACAACGAGTCGGTGACCGCCATGGCGAGCGCCGACGTACTGATGATCATGGCCCGGGCCGACCGGATCGACCTCTCCGGGGTCGAGGAGACCATCGCCCTCGCCGGGCGCCTGACCTGCCGGCGCGCCCTGGTGCTGAGCATGGCGCCCGAGGGCATCGACCGGGAGGCGGCCCGGCGGCGCTCCGAGGAGGTCTATCGGGCACCCCTGGCCGGAATCCTTCCGTACTCGCCGGAAATGGCGGCCCTGTACGGGGAGCGCATATTCGCAGAAGCTCATCCCGACCACCCCCTGGTCGGTGAATTCCGCACCATCATCTCGGCGTTGGACGCACGTGACGAAGTATCGCGGGCCTGA
- a CDS encoding type 1 glutamine amidotransferase domain-containing protein, which produces MKILVVMTAKATLHLLDGEQHPSGFWAEEFVVPFSLFKAAGHDVDVATIAGRTPTVDQTSIDPQFLQWVRPQGSPDEDAANAAEYVRVIESTPQLRAPLALEDLTEKDIADYDGVYVSGGHGAIGDLPKSDELAQILRWIIAQDKPLATVCHGHTSLLALRDGEGRWPFEGYRMTAFSHSEELVTNMAGRLPLILEVELTRLGARYEKADAIWDSHVVVDRKLTTGQNPYSSKALAETFLRQLAKG; this is translated from the coding sequence ATGAAGATTCTCGTCGTCATGACGGCCAAGGCCACACTGCATCTCCTGGACGGCGAACAGCACCCCTCGGGATTCTGGGCCGAGGAATTCGTCGTTCCCTTTTCCCTCTTCAAGGCGGCCGGCCACGACGTGGACGTGGCGACGATCGCGGGCCGGACGCCCACGGTCGACCAGACGAGCATCGACCCCCAGTTCCTCCAGTGGGTCCGCCCCCAGGGTTCGCCGGACGAGGACGCGGCCAACGCCGCCGAGTACGTCCGGGTCATCGAGAGCACGCCCCAGCTGAGAGCCCCCCTCGCCCTGGAGGACCTCACCGAGAAGGACATCGCCGACTACGACGGCGTGTACGTCAGCGGCGGCCACGGCGCCATCGGCGACCTGCCCAAGTCCGACGAACTCGCCCAGATCCTGCGCTGGATCATCGCCCAGGACAAGCCGCTCGCCACCGTCTGCCACGGCCACACCTCGCTGCTCGCGCTGCGCGACGGCGAAGGCCGCTGGCCGTTCGAGGGCTACCGGATGACGGCCTTCTCCCACAGCGAGGAACTGGTCACCAACATGGCCGGCCGGCTCCCGCTGATCCTGGAGGTCGAGCTCACCCGGCTCGGCGCGCGCTACGAGAAGGCCGACGCCATCTGGGACTCGCACGTGGTCGTCGACCGCAAGCTGACGACCGGACAGAACCCCTACTCCTCCAAGGCCCTCGCCGAGACCTTCTTACGGCAGCTCGCGAAGGGCTAG